A part of Paroedura picta isolate Pp20150507F chromosome 7, Ppicta_v3.0, whole genome shotgun sequence genomic DNA contains:
- the PSAT1 gene encoding phosphoserine aminotransferase, which produces MVQRATGFEIAKLAARRTDPERSLETRRSLGTMDAQKHVANFGAGPAKLPRSVLLEAQKELVDYKGLGISVLEMSHRTSDFSNIIRKAENLLRELLNIPDNYKVIFLQGGGSGQFSGIPLNLIGLKEARIADYVVTGGWSAKAAKEAEKYAKVNLVHPKLSSYTKIPDPSTWNLSPDASYIYYCANETVHGVEFDFVPDVGKAVLVCDMSSNFLSRPVDVSKFGVIFAGAQKNIGSAGVTAVIVRDDLLGFALKECPVVLDYKVQSENGSLYNTPPCFSIYIMGLVLEWIKNNGGVKAMDKLSQIKSQMIYDIIENSNEFYVCPVERKSRSRMNVPFRIGSSKGDEALEKKFLDEAVANNMISLKGHRSVGGIRASLYNAVTIEDVQKLSVHMKSFMERHRS; this is translated from the exons ATGGTTCAGCGCGCCACTGGATTCGAGATCGCGAAGCTGGCAGCGCGGCGCACAGACCCCGAAAGGAGCCTGGAGACTCGGCGATCGCTCGGCACCATGGATGCCCAGAAGCATGTGGCCAACTTCGGCGCAGGGCCCGCTAAGTTGCCGCGTTCG GTATTGTTAGAGGCCCAAAAAGAACTGGTGGATTATAAAGGTCTTGGCATAAGTGTTCTTG AAATGAGCCACAGAACTTCTGACTTTTCAAATATCATCAGAAAAGCGGAAAACCTCCTGCGTGAACTTCT AAATATACCTGACAACTACAAAGTGATTTTCCTTCAAGGAGGTGGATCCGGACAATTTAGTGGTATTCCACTTAATCTTATCGGATTAAAAGAAGCAAGGATTGCTGATTATGTGGTTACTGGAGGCTGGTCAGCTAAAGCTGCTAAGGAAGCAGAGAAATATGCCAAAGTGAACCTTGTTCATCCTAAGCTTTCTAGTTATACAA AAATCCCTGACCCAAGCACTTGGAACCTTAGCCCAGATGCCTCTTACATTTATTACTGTGCAAATGAGACTGTTCATGGTGTGGAGTTTGATTTTGTACCTGATGTTGGAAAAGCAGTCCTAGTTTGTGACATGTCATCAAACTTCCTTTCCAGGCCAGTGGATGTTTCCAAG tttGGTGTAATCTTTGCTGGTGCCCAGAAGAATATAGGCTCTGCTGGAGTCACGGCAGTTATAGTGCGAGACGACTTACTTGGCTTTGCACTCAAAGAATGCCCTGTAGTTTTAGACTACAAAGTACAGTCAGAGAATGGCTCATTATACAACACTCCTCCCTGTTTCAG TATCTACATTATGGGTTTGGTCCTGGAGTGGATAAAAAACAATGGAGGAGTTAAGGCTATGGACAAACTTAGCCAAATTAAATCTCAAATGATCTATGATATCATCGAAAACTCCAATGAATTCTATGT ATGTCCTGTAGAGAGAAAAAGCAGAAGCAGAATGAATGTTCCCTTCCGGATTGGCAGTAGTAAGGGTGATGAGGCCCTGGAAAAGAAATTCCTTGATGAAGCTGTAGCAAACAACATGATATCTCTGAAAGGACATAG GTCTGTGGGAGGAATCCGTGCTTCTTTATATAATGCTGTGACTATAGAAGATGTTCAGAAGCTGTCAGTGCACATGAAAAGCTTCATGGAGAGACATCGGTCATAA